In Onthophagus taurus isolate NC chromosome 6, IU_Otau_3.0, whole genome shotgun sequence, a genomic segment contains:
- the LOC111414975 gene encoding long-chain-fatty-acid--CoA ligase 4 isoform X1, translating to MFVDDKAEMDGIGTSIAIGALKAFAFVCDILTFPIYVLLQRPWKVREMSKRVKAQPIVKDSRSVIYRSVDEPSRTHVEMVREKVNTLADMMQYVSDKYANKKCLGTRQIRGEEDEVQSNGRVFKKYIMGDYIWQTYAEVNELATNFGKGIRELGNRPRENIAIFAETRSEWMIAAQGLFKQSIPVVTLYATLGDDAIAHGINETEVTTVITSYELMPKFKTILARTPSVKTLIYMEDQLKSLNMSEYTSDVAIVKFSDVLEKGATSNIPNMFPLPSDTAIIMYTSGSTGVPKGVILLHSNLIETMKAFVDSTVIYPDDILIGFLPLAHVFELLVECVCLVSGISIGYSSALTMIDSSSKIKRGTKGDASVLHPTCMTSVPLILDRISKGIQEKVSKGSFLTKTLFKFAYDYKVNWVKRGYSTPILDKVVFSKIKNILGGKVRLILSGGAPLSPDTHEQINTCLSLSVIQGYGLTETTSCATVMDAYDRTVGRVGATTTVCDIMLVNWEEGNYRVTDKPYPRGEIVVGGGNVSVGYYKLASKTKEEFFELDGKRWFKTGDICEIHDDGVVKIIDRKKDLVKLQAGEYVSLGKVEAELKTCSLVDNICVYGDSSKQYCVALVVPNQQMLIELIVKKGFQETQFEELCASHEIEKVVLQELQEHGKKCKLEKFEIPAAIKLCTEVWSPDMGLVTAAFKLRRKDIQERYQHEINRMYAS from the exons ATGTTTGTTGACGATAAAGC AGAGATGGACGGCATCGGCACGTCTATTGCGATCGGGGCGTTGAAGGCTTTTGCCTTCGTCTGCGACATTCTTACCTTCCCCATTTATGTTCTTCTACAAAGACCATGGAAAGTTCGTGAAATGTCTAAAAGAGTTAAA gcTCAACCTATAGTGAAAGATTCAAGAAGTGTTATTTATCGATCCGTTGATGAACCGTCTAGAACTCACGTGGAAATGGTTCGAGAAAAAGTTAATACGTTAGCCGATATGATGCAGTACGTTTCGGATAAATACGCGAACAAAAAATGCCTTGGAACGCGACAAATTAGAGGTGAAGAGGACGAGGTTCAATCTAACGGAAGAGTTTTTAAAAAG TATATTATGGGTGATTATATTTGGCAAACTTATGCTGAAGTAAATGAATTAGCAACAAATTTCGGCAAAGGGATTCGCGAATTGGGAAATCGCCCACGAGAAAATATTGCGATTTTTGCAGAAACTAGATCTGAATGGATGATTGCAGCACAAGGACTTTTTAAACAGAGTATACCAG TGGTAACTTTATATGCAACACTTGGAGATGATGCTATAGCACACGGAATAAACGAAACAGAAGTAACGACAGTTATCACAAGTTATGAATTAATGCCAAAATTCAAAACAATCCTAGCACGAACTCCATCAGTAAAAACATTAATCTACATGGAAGAtcaattaaaatcgttaaatatgAGCGAGTACACTTCCGACGTGGCGATTGTTAAGTTTTCTGATGTACTGGAAAAAGGTGCTACATCCAACATACCAAACATGTTCCCTTTACCGTCCGATACCGCCATCATCATGTACACAAGTGGTTCTACGGGAGTACCCAAAGGGGTTATTTTACTTCATTCCAATTTGATAGAAACAATGAAAGCCTTTGTGGATTCGACTGTTATTTACCCAGACGATATTTTAATTGGTTTCTTACCGTTGGCTCATGTTTTCGAGTTGCTGGTTGAATGTGTGTGTTTGGTTTCGGGGATTTCTATCGGTTATTCAAGTGCTTTAACTATGATCGATTCCAgtagtaaaattaaaagaggGACTAAAGGTGATGCATCAGTTTTACATCCAACTTGTATGACCAGTGTACCT ttaattttggaTAGGATTTCAAAAGGTATCCAAGAAAAAGTTAGTAAAGGAAGCTTTTTAACGAAAACGTTGTTCAAATTCGCTTATGATTACAAGGTCAATTGGGTAAAAAGAGGTTATAGTACGCCTATATTAGATaa agtagtattttcaaaaattaagaatatattaggaggaaaagttaggttaattttatCCGGAGGAGCTCCATTATCTCCAGACACTCATGAACAAATTAATACTTGCTTATCATTAAGTGTGATACAGGGTTATGGATTGACTGAAACTACATCTTGTGCAACCGTAATGgatg CATATGATAGAACTGTTGGTAGAGTAGGAGCAACAACAACCGTTTGTGATATTATGTTAGTAAATTGGGAAGAAGGCAACTATAGAGTGACTGATAAACCGTATCCCCGTGGTGAAATCGTCGTTGGTGGTGGTAACGTTAGTGTTGGTTATTATAAATTAGCGAGTAAAACCAAAGAGGAATTTTTCGAATTGGATGGAAAAAGATGGTTTAAAACCGGCGATATTTGCGAAATACACGATGATGGGGTGGTAAAAATTATTG accGCAAAAAGGATTTGGTAAAATTACAAGCTGGGGAATACGTCTCATTAGGAAAAGTTGAAGCGGAACTTAAAACGTGTTCCCTAGTGGATAATATTTGTGTATATGGTGATTCAAGTAAACAATATTGTGTAGCGCTGGTCGTCCCCAATCAACAAATGCTAATAGAGTTAATTGTAAAGAAAGGTTTTCAAGAGACCCAATTTGAAGAGCTTTGCGCATCACATGAAATCGAAAAAGTTGTACTACAAGAACTTCAAGAGCACGGAAAGAAAT gtAAACTAGAGAAATTTGAAATTCCAGCCGCGATAAAATTGTGTACGGAAGTTTGGTCGCCCGATATGGGATTAGTAACGGCCGCGTTTAAATTGCGCAGGAAAGATATTCAAGAAAGATATCAGCACGAGATAAATAGAATGTATGCTTCTTGA
- the LOC111414975 gene encoding long-chain-fatty-acid--CoA ligase 4 isoform X2, with protein MDGIGTSIAIGALKAFAFVCDILTFPIYVLLQRPWKVREMSKRVKAQPIVKDSRSVIYRSVDEPSRTHVEMVREKVNTLADMMQYVSDKYANKKCLGTRQIRGEEDEVQSNGRVFKKYIMGDYIWQTYAEVNELATNFGKGIRELGNRPRENIAIFAETRSEWMIAAQGLFKQSIPVVTLYATLGDDAIAHGINETEVTTVITSYELMPKFKTILARTPSVKTLIYMEDQLKSLNMSEYTSDVAIVKFSDVLEKGATSNIPNMFPLPSDTAIIMYTSGSTGVPKGVILLHSNLIETMKAFVDSTVIYPDDILIGFLPLAHVFELLVECVCLVSGISIGYSSALTMIDSSSKIKRGTKGDASVLHPTCMTSVPLILDRISKGIQEKVSKGSFLTKTLFKFAYDYKVNWVKRGYSTPILDKVVFSKIKNILGGKVRLILSGGAPLSPDTHEQINTCLSLSVIQGYGLTETTSCATVMDAYDRTVGRVGATTTVCDIMLVNWEEGNYRVTDKPYPRGEIVVGGGNVSVGYYKLASKTKEEFFELDGKRWFKTGDICEIHDDGVVKIIDRKKDLVKLQAGEYVSLGKVEAELKTCSLVDNICVYGDSSKQYCVALVVPNQQMLIELIVKKGFQETQFEELCASHEIEKVVLQELQEHGKKCKLEKFEIPAAIKLCTEVWSPDMGLVTAAFKLRRKDIQERYQHEINRMYAS; from the exons ATGGACGGCATCGGCACGTCTATTGCGATCGGGGCGTTGAAGGCTTTTGCCTTCGTCTGCGACATTCTTACCTTCCCCATTTATGTTCTTCTACAAAGACCATGGAAAGTTCGTGAAATGTCTAAAAGAGTTAAA gcTCAACCTATAGTGAAAGATTCAAGAAGTGTTATTTATCGATCCGTTGATGAACCGTCTAGAACTCACGTGGAAATGGTTCGAGAAAAAGTTAATACGTTAGCCGATATGATGCAGTACGTTTCGGATAAATACGCGAACAAAAAATGCCTTGGAACGCGACAAATTAGAGGTGAAGAGGACGAGGTTCAATCTAACGGAAGAGTTTTTAAAAAG TATATTATGGGTGATTATATTTGGCAAACTTATGCTGAAGTAAATGAATTAGCAACAAATTTCGGCAAAGGGATTCGCGAATTGGGAAATCGCCCACGAGAAAATATTGCGATTTTTGCAGAAACTAGATCTGAATGGATGATTGCAGCACAAGGACTTTTTAAACAGAGTATACCAG TGGTAACTTTATATGCAACACTTGGAGATGATGCTATAGCACACGGAATAAACGAAACAGAAGTAACGACAGTTATCACAAGTTATGAATTAATGCCAAAATTCAAAACAATCCTAGCACGAACTCCATCAGTAAAAACATTAATCTACATGGAAGAtcaattaaaatcgttaaatatgAGCGAGTACACTTCCGACGTGGCGATTGTTAAGTTTTCTGATGTACTGGAAAAAGGTGCTACATCCAACATACCAAACATGTTCCCTTTACCGTCCGATACCGCCATCATCATGTACACAAGTGGTTCTACGGGAGTACCCAAAGGGGTTATTTTACTTCATTCCAATTTGATAGAAACAATGAAAGCCTTTGTGGATTCGACTGTTATTTACCCAGACGATATTTTAATTGGTTTCTTACCGTTGGCTCATGTTTTCGAGTTGCTGGTTGAATGTGTGTGTTTGGTTTCGGGGATTTCTATCGGTTATTCAAGTGCTTTAACTATGATCGATTCCAgtagtaaaattaaaagaggGACTAAAGGTGATGCATCAGTTTTACATCCAACTTGTATGACCAGTGTACCT ttaattttggaTAGGATTTCAAAAGGTATCCAAGAAAAAGTTAGTAAAGGAAGCTTTTTAACGAAAACGTTGTTCAAATTCGCTTATGATTACAAGGTCAATTGGGTAAAAAGAGGTTATAGTACGCCTATATTAGATaa agtagtattttcaaaaattaagaatatattaggaggaaaagttaggttaattttatCCGGAGGAGCTCCATTATCTCCAGACACTCATGAACAAATTAATACTTGCTTATCATTAAGTGTGATACAGGGTTATGGATTGACTGAAACTACATCTTGTGCAACCGTAATGgatg CATATGATAGAACTGTTGGTAGAGTAGGAGCAACAACAACCGTTTGTGATATTATGTTAGTAAATTGGGAAGAAGGCAACTATAGAGTGACTGATAAACCGTATCCCCGTGGTGAAATCGTCGTTGGTGGTGGTAACGTTAGTGTTGGTTATTATAAATTAGCGAGTAAAACCAAAGAGGAATTTTTCGAATTGGATGGAAAAAGATGGTTTAAAACCGGCGATATTTGCGAAATACACGATGATGGGGTGGTAAAAATTATTG accGCAAAAAGGATTTGGTAAAATTACAAGCTGGGGAATACGTCTCATTAGGAAAAGTTGAAGCGGAACTTAAAACGTGTTCCCTAGTGGATAATATTTGTGTATATGGTGATTCAAGTAAACAATATTGTGTAGCGCTGGTCGTCCCCAATCAACAAATGCTAATAGAGTTAATTGTAAAGAAAGGTTTTCAAGAGACCCAATTTGAAGAGCTTTGCGCATCACATGAAATCGAAAAAGTTGTACTACAAGAACTTCAAGAGCACGGAAAGAAAT gtAAACTAGAGAAATTTGAAATTCCAGCCGCGATAAAATTGTGTACGGAAGTTTGGTCGCCCGATATGGGATTAGTAACGGCCGCGTTTAAATTGCGCAGGAAAGATATTCAAGAAAGATATCAGCACGAGATAAATAGAATGTATGCTTCTTGA
- the LOC111414976 gene encoding glycerol kinase 3-like isoform X2 codes for MSYQNMKSEKKDFGPLVGAIDEGTSSTRFMVFAAKTAEVITYHQVNIPSITPFEGWVEQDAELILKAIIETIDVTCDNLQKLDVSKEDIVAIGITNQRETTVLWDSQTGKPLYNALVWLDMRTSDTVDKVLDNGYRRKSFLKTYCGLPVSTYFSALKIRWLMDNVEEVRKAIEEQRCLFGTIDTWIIWNLTGGVVSGLHITDVTNASRTMLMNIETLKWDTFLCDTFDIPIEILPQIKSSAEIYGYLTETLLKGVPISGCLGDQQAALVGQKCFLKGQAKNTYGTGCFLLYNTGTSLVQSTHGLLTTVGYKLGPKAPTIYALEGAIAIAGVALQWLRDNLNVLKSTPESNEIAQSAGSRGEIYFVPAFSGLYAPYWRKDARSVMCGLTESTKPGHIVKAALEAVAFQVRDILEAMSLDSGYKIKKLLVNGGMTANNFLMQVQADYSGVPVVRPVMAETTALGAAMAAGYADGINVWDFATMLDIPSDTFMPKMTNKMRNERYYYWKMAIARSLNWHDDLDKDDTDLPTLPALSSMNIKEKGKGQEEESLPEVSTFTVTMFIISYITLLVAANYISKRP; via the exons atgtcatatcaaaatatgaaaagtgAAAAGAAAGATTTTGGCCCCCTCGTCGGTGCTATAGATGAAGGAACATCAAGCACAAGATTTATG GTTTTTGCTGCAAAAACAGCGGAAGTCATAACATACCATCAAGTTAATATACCCAGCATAACACCGTTTGAAGGATGGGTTGAGCAAGATGCcgagttaattttaaaagcgaTTATTGAAACCATCGATGTAACTTGtgataatttgcaaaaattggaTGTTTCTAAAGAGGATATAGTCGCTATTGGGATAACTAATCAAAGGGAGACGACTGTTTTGTGGGATTCCCAAACTGGAAAACCTTTATATAATGCTTTag tttGGCTTGATATGCGTACCTCAGACACAGTTGATAAAGTACTCGATAATGGGTATAgacgtaaaagttttttaaaaacgtattGTGGCTTACCGGTAAGCACCTATTTTAGCGCATTAAAAATTCGATGGTTAATGGATAACGTTGAAGAAGTTAGAAAAGCAATCGAAGAACAACGTTGTTTATTTGGAACGATTGATACGTGGATAATTTGg aaCCTAACCGGGGGTGTTGTTAGTGGATTACACATCACCGATGTTACCAATGCTTCGAGAActatgttaatgaacatagaaactttaaaatgggATACTTTTTTATGCGACACTTTTGATATTCCTATTGAGATTTTGCCACAAATTAAAAGTTCCGCCGAAATTTACGGTTATCTTACTGAAACTCTTTTAAAAGGAGTTCCAATTTCTGGA TGTTTAGGAGATCAACAAGCTGCTTTAGTtggtcaaaaatgttttttaaaaggaCAAGCAAAAAATACTTATGGAACGggatgttttttattatacaacaCAGGAACTTCG ttAGTTCAATCAACTCACGGATTATTAACAACAGTTGGATATAAACTTGGCCCAAAAGCACCAACTATTTACGCATTAGAAGGAGCAATTGCAATAGCag GTGTCGCATTACAATGGCTTAGAGATAacttaaacgttttaaaatccACCCCCGAATCCAACGAAATCGCTCAATCGGCAGGTTCTCGCGGAGAAATTTATTTCGTTCCAGCTTTTTCTGGATTATACGCCCCGTATTGGAGAAAAGACGCGAGAAGCGTCATGTGTGGATTAACCGAATCTACAAAACCAGGGCATATCGTAAAGGCAGCTTTAGAAGCTGTCGCGTTTCAAGTACGAGACATCCTCGAGGCGATGTCTTTAGATAGTgggtacaaaattaaaaagcttTTGGTTAACGGCGGGATGACGgctaataactttttaatgcaagtTCAAGCCGATTATAGCGGCGTCCCCGTTG TTCGACCTGTAATGGCCGAAACAACAGCTCTTGGTGCTGCAATGGCTGCTGGATACGCCGATGGCATAAACGTATGGGATTTTGCAACGATGCTTGATATTCCGAGTGATACTTTTATGCCAAAGATGactaataaaa tgCGCAATGaacgttattattattggaaAATGGCGATTGCGCGGAGTTTAAATTGGCATGATGATTTGGATAAGGATGATACAG aTCTCCCCACTTTACCTGCATTAAGTAGCatgaatattaaagaaaaag GTAAAGgtcaagaagaagaaagtTTACCTGAAGTTAGCACTTTTACAGTTACTATGTTTATAATATCTTATATTACTCTTCTTGTTGCTGCaaattacatttcaaaacgtccttaa
- the LOC111414980 gene encoding protein transport protein Sec61 subunit beta: MPASPSSTNVGSSTRSPAKAAVPRSGGGTTVKQRKSTTTTTSRARTAGGGAGSVGMWKFYTDDSPGIKVGPVPVLVMSLLFIASVFMLHIWGKYTRS, translated from the exons atg cCAGCTTCCCCGAGTTCAACAAATGTTGGTTCATCAACTCGATCACCAGCAAAAGCAGCCGTACCAAGATCCGGAGGAGGTACAACCGTAAAACAAAGGAAAAgtacaacaacaacaactaGTAGAGCTCGTACAGCTGGTGGTGGTGCTGGTTCGGTTGGTATGTGGAAATTCTACACGGATGATTCACCTGGAATTAAAGT tggCCCAGTTCCTGTATTGGTGATGTCCTTGTTGTTTATTGCTTCAGTGTTCATGTTGCACATTTGGGGGAAATACACGAGATCGTAG
- the LOC111414976 gene encoding glycerol kinase 3-like isoform X1, with protein sequence MSYQNMKSEKKDFGPLVGAIDEGTSSTRFMVFAAKTAEVITYHQVNIPSITPFEGWVEQDAELILKAIIETIDVTCDNLQKLDVSKEDIVAIGITNQRETTVLWDSQTGKPLYNALVWLDMRTSDTVDKVLDNGYRRKSFLKTYCGLPVSTYFSALKIRWLMDNVEEVRKAIEEQRCLFGTIDTWIIWNLTGGVVSGLHITDVTNASRTMLMNIETLKWDTFLCDTFDIPIEILPQIKSSAEIYGYLTETLLKGVPISGCLGDQQAALVGQKCFLKGQAKNTYGTGCFLLYNTGTSLVQSTHGLLTTVGYKLGPKAPTIYALEGAIAIAGKKLFLSTQFSHLIHLGVALQWLRDNLNVLKSTPESNEIAQSAGSRGEIYFVPAFSGLYAPYWRKDARSVMCGLTESTKPGHIVKAALEAVAFQVRDILEAMSLDSGYKIKKLLVNGGMTANNFLMQVQADYSGVPVVRPVMAETTALGAAMAAGYADGINVWDFATMLDIPSDTFMPKMTNKMRNERYYYWKMAIARSLNWHDDLDKDDTDLPTLPALSSMNIKEKGKGQEEESLPEVSTFTVTMFIISYITLLVAANYISKRP encoded by the exons atgtcatatcaaaatatgaaaagtgAAAAGAAAGATTTTGGCCCCCTCGTCGGTGCTATAGATGAAGGAACATCAAGCACAAGATTTATG GTTTTTGCTGCAAAAACAGCGGAAGTCATAACATACCATCAAGTTAATATACCCAGCATAACACCGTTTGAAGGATGGGTTGAGCAAGATGCcgagttaattttaaaagcgaTTATTGAAACCATCGATGTAACTTGtgataatttgcaaaaattggaTGTTTCTAAAGAGGATATAGTCGCTATTGGGATAACTAATCAAAGGGAGACGACTGTTTTGTGGGATTCCCAAACTGGAAAACCTTTATATAATGCTTTag tttGGCTTGATATGCGTACCTCAGACACAGTTGATAAAGTACTCGATAATGGGTATAgacgtaaaagttttttaaaaacgtattGTGGCTTACCGGTAAGCACCTATTTTAGCGCATTAAAAATTCGATGGTTAATGGATAACGTTGAAGAAGTTAGAAAAGCAATCGAAGAACAACGTTGTTTATTTGGAACGATTGATACGTGGATAATTTGg aaCCTAACCGGGGGTGTTGTTAGTGGATTACACATCACCGATGTTACCAATGCTTCGAGAActatgttaatgaacatagaaactttaaaatgggATACTTTTTTATGCGACACTTTTGATATTCCTATTGAGATTTTGCCACAAATTAAAAGTTCCGCCGAAATTTACGGTTATCTTACTGAAACTCTTTTAAAAGGAGTTCCAATTTCTGGA TGTTTAGGAGATCAACAAGCTGCTTTAGTtggtcaaaaatgttttttaaaaggaCAAGCAAAAAATACTTATGGAACGggatgttttttattatacaacaCAGGAACTTCG ttAGTTCAATCAACTCACGGATTATTAACAACAGTTGGATATAAACTTGGCCCAAAAGCACCAACTATTTACGCATTAGAAGGAGCAATTGCAATAGCaggtaaaaaattattcttatcCACACAattctctcatcttatccactTAGGTGTCGCATTACAATGGCTTAGAGATAacttaaacgttttaaaatccACCCCCGAATCCAACGAAATCGCTCAATCGGCAGGTTCTCGCGGAGAAATTTATTTCGTTCCAGCTTTTTCTGGATTATACGCCCCGTATTGGAGAAAAGACGCGAGAAGCGTCATGTGTGGATTAACCGAATCTACAAAACCAGGGCATATCGTAAAGGCAGCTTTAGAAGCTGTCGCGTTTCAAGTACGAGACATCCTCGAGGCGATGTCTTTAGATAGTgggtacaaaattaaaaagcttTTGGTTAACGGCGGGATGACGgctaataactttttaatgcaagtTCAAGCCGATTATAGCGGCGTCCCCGTTG TTCGACCTGTAATGGCCGAAACAACAGCTCTTGGTGCTGCAATGGCTGCTGGATACGCCGATGGCATAAACGTATGGGATTTTGCAACGATGCTTGATATTCCGAGTGATACTTTTATGCCAAAGATGactaataaaa tgCGCAATGaacgttattattattggaaAATGGCGATTGCGCGGAGTTTAAATTGGCATGATGATTTGGATAAGGATGATACAG aTCTCCCCACTTTACCTGCATTAAGTAGCatgaatattaaagaaaaag GTAAAGgtcaagaagaagaaagtTTACCTGAAGTTAGCACTTTTACAGTTACTATGTTTATAATATCTTATATTACTCTTCTTGTTGCTGCaaattacatttcaaaacgtccttaa
- the LOC111414977 gene encoding acyl-coenzyme A thioesterase 9, mitochondrial-like, with protein sequence MLTKIIKMCGSSVIRASGFSCLRIRTEKMATNENQSIHTENHPSVSSVVKQLAKTMGIERGYRRLPKTRDHLQKLIPTKREQLPPRTMRDSYTVAAIPLATNDDLQELMVSITGFVRLNKLLEDMDIFAVAVAQNYIKNPLVGPKDHSPYTIVTALVNKIDFSDYHPKVNSDIRISGHVTWVGTSSIEVLVWLDQKEGGAYKRITKALFLLVVRDAINSKAALINPLKTTTPQEEELAKAGEIRKKLRIKLKMQDLKRSVPSAEEQKLIHDKFQKTIVEAEISLNQIKLPPGSIWMEECEFSNIILIHPENRNLHNTVFGGFLMRKAADLSYSLVRIFGRRRPLLRCIDDINFSKPVLMNMILIMSAYIVYTEGVYVQVIVYAQTYDILTNTKTTTNSFHFTYEVDELVKEVFPKTYDETMMYIDGVRHFRQFLQSNQGDHPFDFEPINFGIDEQAKINTNPPQSKL encoded by the exons atgttaacaaaaattataaaaatgtgtGGTTCAAGTGTAATAAGAGCGAGCGGATTCTCGTGCTTACGTATACG AACCGAAAAGATGGCAACAAACGAAAATCAGTCTATCCATACGGAAAATCATCCCTCTGTTAGCTCAG tCGTGAAGCAATTAGCTAAAACGATGGGTATTGAGAGAGGATATCGACGACTTCCTAAAACTAGGGAtcatttgcaaaaattaattcctaCGAAAAGGGAACAATTACCACCAAGAACGATGCGTGATAGTTACACAGTTGCGGCTATTCCCTTAGCTACGAATGACGATTTACAAGAACTTATGGTTAGCATAACTGGTTTTGTGCGcctcaataaattattagaagACATGGATATTTTTGctg tggCGGTGGCtcaaaattacattaaaaatcctttggTTGGCCCAAAGGATCATTCCCCTTACACAATAGTTACAGCTTTAGTcaacaaaattgattttagtGATTATCATCCTAAG GTAAACAGTGATATAAGAATTTCGGGACATGTAACGTGGGTAGGAACTAGCTCCATAGAAGTTTTGGTTTGGTTAGATCAAAAGGAGGGTGGCGCGTACAAAAGAATAACGAAAGCGTTGTTTCTCCTGGTAGTAAGAGATGCGATAAATAGTAAAGCGGCGTTAATAAATCCCCTAAAAACAACAACGCCGCAAGAAGAAGAACTCGCAAAAGCAggagaaataagaaaaaaattacgaattaaattaaaaatgcaagATTTAAAAAGAAGCGTCCCTTCCGCGGAAGAACAAAAACTCATCCACGataaattccaaaaaactatCGTAGAAGCCGAAATCAGTTTGAATCAAATAAAACTTCCCCCAGGATCTATTTGGATGGAGGAATGCGAATTTTCAAACATCATTCTAATTCACCCCGAAAACAGGAATTTACACAACACCGTTTTCGGTGGATTTTTAATGAGAAAAGCAGCGGATTTAAGTTACAGTTTGGTGAGGATATTTGGGAGGCGACGGCCGCTATTACGATGCATAgacgatattaatttttcaaaacccgTCTTGATGAACATGATCCTTATAATGAGTGCGTATATTGTTTACACTGAAGGCGTTTACGTTCAAGTTATCGTTTACGCCCAAACTTACGATATACTCACCAACACAAAAACGACCACAAACAGTTTTCATTTTACTTACGAAGTCGACGAATTGGTTAAAGAAGTATTCCCGAAAACGTACGACGAAACTATGATGTATATTGATGGTGTAAGACATTTCCGCCAATTTCTTCAATCGAACCAAGGTGATCATCCCTTCGATTTTGAACCTATTAATTTTGGAATCGATGAACAAGCCAAGATTAATACTAATCCGCCGCAATCGAAACTATGA